Proteins from a genomic interval of Kitasatospora kifunensis:
- a CDS encoding alpha/beta hydrolase, whose product MLAVDGEKIACTLLEPAGAATGRSAVVLHGAGTADRTVHQQTARLLAEHGRRTVSLDFSGHGASSGRLPELSLRRRFEQARQVIEELVPGGDELLLVGASMSGQTVADLVHHYGTRVTAIGLLAPAVYSRRAWDLRFDAGFTEAIRTPQAWRDSAALAAYARFTGRAVLAVPAADHVIPQAVTEALAQALTTQADLTHLVLPEATHHLGQYFRAHPGACARFVDALT is encoded by the coding sequence ATGTTGGCCGTGGACGGGGAGAAGATCGCCTGCACGCTCCTCGAGCCGGCCGGTGCGGCCACCGGCCGAAGTGCGGTGGTGCTGCACGGCGCGGGTACCGCCGACCGGACAGTGCATCAGCAGACCGCACGCCTGCTGGCCGAACACGGTCGACGTACCGTGTCGCTCGACTTCTCCGGTCACGGCGCCAGCAGCGGAAGGCTGCCCGAACTGAGCCTGCGGCGCCGCTTCGAGCAGGCCCGGCAGGTGATCGAGGAGTTGGTGCCAGGTGGCGACGAACTCCTGCTGGTCGGCGCGAGCATGAGCGGGCAGACCGTCGCCGACCTGGTGCACCACTATGGCACTCGGGTCACCGCCATCGGGCTGCTGGCTCCGGCGGTCTATTCGCGCCGTGCCTGGGACCTGCGGTTCGACGCCGGTTTCACCGAGGCGATCCGCACCCCGCAGGCCTGGCGTGACTCGGCCGCGCTGGCCGCCTACGCGCGGTTCACCGGGCGCGCCGTGCTCGCCGTGCCCGCGGCCGACCACGTCATCCCGCAGGCGGTGACCGAGGCTCTCGCCCAAGCGCTCACCACCCAGGCCGACTTGACCCACCTGGTCCTGCCCGAGGCCACCCACCACCTCGGCCAGTACTTCCGCGCCCACCCGGGCGCCTGCGCCCGGTTCGTCGACGCACTGACGTAG
- a CDS encoding TetR/AcrR family transcriptional regulator: MDTAAPSPPSRRSRLTPERAHELFTAVLELVKESGYEAMTMDAVAARTRSSKATLYRQWNSKPQLVAAALRHHKPGNTTGIDTGSLRGDLHELARHAEEIEPDTELIAAVSHAILRNPELGEALRETIIEPERASLTAVLERAEQRGEIRPGAAAREFVMHALVGVLPARKIIDDRFVDAEFLIRYIDAVVLPALKNS, encoded by the coding sequence ATGGACACCGCAGCCCCGTCGCCACCCAGCCGCCGGAGCAGGCTGACCCCCGAGCGCGCGCACGAGCTCTTCACCGCCGTGCTCGAGCTGGTCAAGGAGTCCGGGTACGAGGCCATGACGATGGACGCCGTGGCCGCGCGCACGCGCAGCAGCAAGGCCACTCTCTACCGCCAGTGGAACAGCAAGCCCCAACTGGTCGCGGCCGCACTGCGTCACCACAAGCCCGGCAACACGACCGGCATCGACACCGGAAGCCTGCGCGGTGACCTGCACGAACTGGCCCGCCACGCCGAGGAGATCGAGCCCGACACCGAGCTGATCGCCGCCGTCAGCCACGCCATCCTGCGCAACCCGGAACTCGGCGAGGCGCTGCGCGAGACGATCATCGAGCCCGAGCGCGCCTCACTGACCGCCGTCCTGGAGCGTGCCGAGCAGCGCGGCGAGATCCGGCCCGGCGCCGCCGCCCGCGAGTTCGTGATGCACGCGCTGGTCGGCGTCCTGCCCGCCCGCAAGATCATTGATGACCGGTTCGTGGACGCCGAGTTCCTGATCCGCTACATCGACGCCGTCGTGCTGCCCGCCCTGAAGAACAGTTGA
- a CDS encoding DHA2 family efflux MFS transporter permease subunit yields the protein MPRTTVGAPVDSKPATQAPAPRRWWILAVIGLAQLMVVLDATIVNIALPSAQHDLGFSDANRQWIVTAYSLAFGSLLLLGGRLADLFGRKVVFLIGVAGFAASSALAGAAGNFEVLVTGRALQGLFGALLAPAALSLLNTTFTDAKERAKAFGVYGAIAGAGGGLGLLLGGLLTEHLNWRWTLYVNLLFAVIAFAGGLVLLRRGAPAHRPKLDLPGTILVSAGLFGLVYGFSNAESHHWGSPQTWGFLLAGGVLLAVFTWWQTRAAHPLLPLRVLLDRNRGASFLALAISGAGMFGVFLFLTYYLQASLHYSPVSTGLAFLPMIGALMVSAQLSTSLLIPRLGPKPVVPLGMGLAAAGMAWLTGLGLGSSYPAHILPPLLVAGFGLGLVMPPAMSLATDRISADDAGVASAAVNTMQQIGGSIGTALLNTLAASAATNYLAGKQPSPATFAQAALHSYATAYWWSAGFFAAGLVLTALLYRRGRIQQDPNAPKAVHM from the coding sequence ATGCCTCGGACCACTGTCGGCGCACCCGTCGACTCCAAGCCCGCCACCCAGGCGCCCGCGCCTCGGCGCTGGTGGATATTGGCCGTGATCGGCCTCGCTCAGCTGATGGTCGTGCTCGACGCGACCATCGTGAACATCGCCCTGCCCTCCGCCCAGCACGACCTCGGCTTCAGCGACGCCAACCGCCAGTGGATCGTCACCGCCTACTCGCTCGCCTTCGGCAGCCTGCTGCTGCTCGGCGGCCGACTGGCCGACCTCTTCGGCCGCAAGGTCGTCTTCCTCATCGGCGTGGCCGGGTTCGCCGCCTCCTCGGCACTGGCCGGCGCCGCGGGTAACTTCGAGGTCCTGGTCACCGGCCGCGCCCTTCAGGGCCTGTTCGGCGCACTGCTGGCGCCCGCCGCGCTCTCCCTGCTCAACACCACCTTCACCGACGCCAAGGAGCGGGCCAAGGCGTTCGGCGTCTACGGCGCGATCGCCGGCGCCGGCGGCGGCCTGGGCCTGCTGCTCGGCGGCCTGCTCACCGAGCACCTGAACTGGCGCTGGACGCTCTACGTCAACCTGCTCTTCGCGGTCATCGCCTTCGCCGGCGGCCTCGTCCTGCTGCGCCGCGGCGCCCCCGCCCACCGCCCCAAGCTCGACCTGCCGGGCACCATCCTGGTCTCGGCCGGCCTGTTCGGGCTGGTCTACGGGTTCTCCAACGCCGAGAGCCACCACTGGGGCTCGCCGCAGACCTGGGGCTTCCTGCTCGCGGGCGGCGTGCTGCTGGCCGTCTTCACCTGGTGGCAGACCCGCGCCGCGCACCCGCTGCTGCCGCTGCGGGTCCTGCTCGACCGCAACCGGGGTGCCTCGTTCCTCGCCTTGGCGATCTCCGGCGCGGGCATGTTCGGCGTCTTCCTCTTCCTGACCTACTACCTGCAGGCGAGCCTGCACTACTCCCCCGTCAGCACCGGCCTGGCCTTCCTGCCGATGATCGGCGCTCTGATGGTCAGTGCCCAGCTCTCCACCAGCCTGCTGATCCCGCGCCTTGGCCCCAAGCCCGTGGTGCCGCTCGGCATGGGCCTGGCCGCTGCCGGCATGGCCTGGCTGACCGGGCTCGGCCTGGGCAGCAGCTACCCCGCACACATCCTGCCGCCGCTGCTGGTCGCCGGCTTCGGCCTCGGCCTGGTGATGCCGCCGGCGATGAGCCTGGCCACCGACCGGATCTCCGCCGACGACGCCGGGGTCGCCTCGGCCGCCGTCAACACCATGCAGCAGATCGGCGGTTCGATCGGCACCGCGCTGCTCAACACCCTCGCCGCCAGCGCGGCCACCAACTACCTGGCCGGCAAGCAGCCTTCGCCCGCCACCTTCGCCCAGGCCGCGCTGCACAGCTACGCCACCGCCTACTGGTGGTCGGCCGGCTTCTTCGCCGCCGGCCTGGTGCTGACCGCACTGCTCTACCGCCGCGGCCGCATCCAGCAGGACCCGAACGCGCCCAAGGCCGTGCACATGTGA
- a CDS encoding GPP34 family phosphoprotein yields MDLPDTLAGRLRLLAFQPESGRPAGYLDLDFALHTAALIDLVLRGLLVDQAGRADRRGAAPARLAPELQSILFGASLVQQGEARWEFLIERPAGNTGIGKAIDEHLREAGFLRFAEDRRSGLFPAQRPFLRDVLARERLAGAVEAALTGPIEDVEPWQAAIVVLAAECGIRTALSCGQRRAERARLTELRALVPAPILLALRRTVRERRMRPL; encoded by the coding sequence TTGGACCTGCCCGACACCCTCGCCGGCCGGCTGCGGCTGCTGGCCTTCCAGCCCGAGTCGGGTCGGCCGGCCGGCTACCTGGACCTGGACTTCGCCCTGCACACGGCGGCGCTGATCGACCTGGTACTGCGCGGCCTGCTGGTGGACCAGGCCGGTCGGGCCGATCGGCGCGGGGCGGCACCGGCCCGCCTGGCCCCGGAGCTGCAGAGCATCCTGTTCGGGGCCTCGCTCGTGCAGCAGGGGGAGGCCCGGTGGGAGTTCCTGATCGAGCGCCCGGCCGGTAACACCGGGATCGGGAAGGCGATCGACGAGCACCTGCGGGAAGCCGGCTTCCTGCGGTTCGCCGAGGACCGGAGATCAGGCCTCTTCCCCGCCCAGCGGCCGTTCCTGCGCGATGTGCTGGCACGCGAACGGCTCGCCGGCGCGGTCGAGGCGGCGCTCACCGGCCCGATCGAGGACGTCGAGCCGTGGCAGGCCGCGATCGTGGTGCTGGCCGCGGAGTGCGGCATCCGCACGGCGCTGAGCTGCGGCCAGCGGCGGGCCGAGCGGGCGCGGCTGACCGAGCTGCGGGCGCTGGTCCCCGCTCCGATCCTGCTCGCGCTGCGCCGCACGGTGCGCGAGCGCAGGATGCGGCCCCTCTAA
- a CDS encoding chitinase, whose translation MSGLTRVTFLLLALGAALLPGAPARAAAGEADGGPAPVFPSHFTAPYVGLWDPPDSLASAQEAAGLRYFTLAFAISDGSCHITFDGMDPAALPAWLAATSRLRAAGGDVVLSFGGGLGREPALDCGTVDALKAAYRSAIETFDVTRIDLDVEGKTLDDQQANDRRNEALAQLQQEYAAAGHALAVQYTLPVNPWGLSPDALALLQNAQGHHLDVDVVNIMTMDYGVALDMGAAAIEAATGLHTQLARIWPQKSAEQLWQMEGNTPMIGLNGGVGEVFSTGDAAKLATFASQQNIKLLSFWSLGRDKSCPIAGTRSETCSGTSQSPYEFSHVLNP comes from the coding sequence GTGTCAGGACTCACACGGGTGACCTTCCTGCTGCTGGCGCTGGGCGCCGCCCTGCTGCCGGGCGCGCCGGCCCGGGCCGCAGCGGGGGAGGCGGATGGCGGACCGGCCCCGGTTTTTCCCTCGCACTTCACCGCGCCTTACGTGGGTCTGTGGGACCCGCCCGACTCGCTGGCTTCGGCTCAAGAGGCCGCCGGGCTGCGGTACTTCACCCTCGCCTTCGCGATCAGCGACGGCAGCTGCCACATCACCTTCGACGGGATGGATCCAGCGGCGCTGCCGGCCTGGCTCGCCGCCACCAGCCGCCTGCGGGCCGCCGGCGGCGATGTGGTCCTCTCCTTCGGTGGCGGCCTCGGGCGTGAACCCGCCCTCGACTGCGGCACGGTGGACGCGCTCAAGGCCGCCTACCGCAGCGCGATCGAGACCTTCGACGTGACCCGGATCGATCTGGACGTCGAGGGCAAGACGTTGGACGACCAGCAGGCCAACGACCGCCGCAACGAGGCACTCGCGCAACTCCAGCAGGAGTACGCCGCCGCCGGACACGCTCTGGCCGTGCAGTACACGCTGCCGGTGAACCCCTGGGGCCTGTCGCCCGACGCGCTGGCGCTGCTGCAGAACGCCCAGGGACACCACCTCGACGTGGACGTGGTCAACATCATGACGATGGACTACGGCGTGGCCCTGGACATGGGCGCCGCCGCGATCGAGGCCGCGACCGGCCTGCACACCCAACTCGCCCGGATCTGGCCGCAGAAGAGCGCGGAGCAGCTCTGGCAGATGGAGGGCAACACCCCGATGATCGGGCTCAACGGTGGGGTCGGCGAGGTCTTCTCCACCGGCGACGCCGCCAAGTTGGCGACCTTCGCCTCCCAGCAGAACATCAAGTTGCTCTCCTTCTGGTCGCTCGGCCGCGACAAGTCCTGCCCGATCGCGGGCACTCGCTCCGAGACCTGCAGCGGCACCTCGCAGAGCCCGTACGAGTTCTCCCACGTCCTTAATCCATGA
- a CDS encoding YeiH family protein, producing the protein MTILPPAPRPDSRLTGSSHPPATGPAEHPAPAGHPGTAGRAGVAGRAAALATWARAAGPGLGAVAVAVGVAWAVNLALPAMSPLTAAVALGVLAGNLRLLPTGARPGLNFAGKKLMRIGIALLGLKLALGDVLALGWQTLAVVVVVVAATFFGTQWLGRRLGLPGDQPLLIATGFSICGASAVAAMNGVTDSEEEDVVTAVAMVTLCGSLAIALLPVLHHPLGLTDLQFGRWTGASVHDVGQVVAVAQTAGPTALAQAVVVKLMRVALLAPIVTGVAVARRRARAATTTETAATSTKRPPLVPLFIAGFLGFVLLRTTGAVPTSVVNATEQVDELLMAAALFALGTTVNIRSLLRTGRRALVVAGASWLLIALIAYAGVRATT; encoded by the coding sequence ATGACGATCCTCCCGCCAGCGCCGCGGCCCGACAGCCGCCTGACCGGCTCCAGCCACCCGCCCGCCACCGGCCCCGCCGAGCACCCCGCCCCCGCAGGTCACCCGGGCACCGCCGGCCGTGCGGGCGTCGCTGGACGCGCAGCGGCGCTGGCCACCTGGGCGCGCGCGGCCGGGCCCGGGCTGGGCGCGGTGGCGGTCGCGGTGGGCGTGGCCTGGGCGGTGAACCTGGCGCTGCCGGCCATGTCCCCCCTCACGGCGGCCGTCGCGCTCGGTGTGCTGGCCGGCAACCTGCGGCTGCTGCCCACGGGCGCTCGGCCCGGGCTGAACTTCGCGGGCAAGAAGCTGATGCGGATCGGCATCGCACTGCTGGGCCTCAAGCTCGCGCTCGGCGACGTCCTCGCGCTCGGCTGGCAGACGCTGGCCGTGGTGGTCGTGGTGGTGGCGGCCACCTTCTTCGGCACCCAGTGGCTGGGACGCCGCCTGGGCCTGCCCGGCGACCAGCCGCTGCTGATCGCCACCGGCTTCTCGATCTGCGGCGCCTCCGCCGTCGCGGCGATGAACGGAGTCACCGACAGCGAGGAGGAGGACGTCGTCACGGCGGTCGCCATGGTCACCCTGTGCGGCTCGCTCGCCATCGCCCTGCTGCCGGTGCTGCACCACCCCTTGGGCCTGACCGACCTCCAGTTCGGCCGCTGGACCGGGGCCAGTGTCCATGACGTGGGCCAGGTGGTGGCCGTGGCCCAGACCGCCGGGCCCACCGCACTGGCGCAGGCGGTGGTGGTCAAGCTCATGCGGGTGGCCCTGCTCGCCCCGATCGTGACGGGCGTCGCGGTCGCCCGCCGCCGCGCCCGCGCCGCCACCACCACCGAGACGGCCGCGACGAGCACCAAGCGTCCGCCGCTGGTGCCGCTCTTCATCGCGGGCTTCCTCGGCTTCGTGCTGCTGCGCACCACGGGAGCGGTGCCGACCTCGGTGGTCAACGCGACCGAGCAGGTCGACGAACTGCTGATGGCCGCCGCCCTGTTCGCACTGGGGACCACGGTGAACATCCGCAGCCTGCTGCGCACCGGACGCCGGGCGTTGGTGGTGGCCGGGGCTTCCTGGCTGCTGATCGCGCTCATCGCGTACGCGGGCGTACGGGCGACCACCTGA
- a CDS encoding RidA family protein has protein sequence MTERRVILSGSTFEEQIGYARAVVDGDWVHVSGTTGFDYATMTISEDVVEQAEQCLRNIAQALEEAGSSFADVVRVRYLLPERADFEPCWPALRRCFGEVRPAATMLVCGLADPRMKIEIEVYARRSATPGSAAPGALTQERDC, from the coding sequence ATGACAGAGCGACGCGTGATCCTGAGTGGTTCCACTTTCGAAGAACAGATCGGCTACGCGCGGGCGGTGGTCGACGGCGACTGGGTGCACGTCTCGGGCACCACCGGATTCGACTACGCGACCATGACCATCTCCGAGGACGTGGTCGAGCAGGCCGAGCAGTGCCTGCGCAACATCGCGCAGGCGCTGGAGGAGGCGGGCAGCTCGTTCGCCGACGTCGTGCGAGTGCGCTACCTGCTGCCCGAGCGTGCGGACTTCGAACCGTGCTGGCCCGCCCTGCGGCGCTGCTTCGGGGAGGTCCGCCCGGCCGCGACCATGTTGGTCTGCGGCCTGGCCGATCCCCGGATGAAGATCGAGATCGAGGTCTACGCCCGACGGTCGGCGACCCCGGGGAGTGCGGCTCCCGGCGCTCTCACCCAAGAGCGGGATTGCTGA
- a CDS encoding GNAT family N-acetyltransferase → MHIREINPALRPADLAAILPAARTVLGEQLRGFPPLSESQLRLWCLPDWNAHVAVFAAFDTPEATVADALSITEWEDDSNPDLLSTCVWVAPHARRRGLGSALFAEVLRLSTELKRPRVVTNASDAVPVEALITARGGRCVETVTRSVLDLRAVSRAQLEAAADATPKNSDYHLVRWTDRCPEEFLDSFCAAMDTMSDAPMGDMVYERAPHDRARLRGREELSIQAGVRRHVLAAVTATSQIGGFTIFSSAPDGPQSLDIWDTAVTREHRGLGLGLRLKAAQTLWMLDEFPATEWVQTFNNADNQHMLDVNRALGYQASEQWTWFEFSNPALG, encoded by the coding sequence ATGCATATCCGCGAGATCAACCCGGCACTGCGGCCCGCGGACCTGGCCGCGATCCTGCCCGCCGCGCGCACCGTCCTGGGTGAGCAGCTGCGCGGCTTCCCGCCCCTGTCCGAGAGCCAGCTGCGCCTGTGGTGCCTGCCTGACTGGAACGCGCACGTCGCGGTGTTCGCGGCCTTCGACACCCCCGAGGCGACGGTGGCCGACGCCCTCTCCATCACGGAGTGGGAGGACGACAGCAACCCGGACCTGCTCAGCACCTGCGTGTGGGTCGCCCCGCACGCGCGCCGTCGCGGCCTGGGCTCCGCGCTCTTCGCCGAGGTACTGCGCCTGAGCACCGAGCTCAAGCGCCCGCGGGTGGTCACCAACGCCTCCGACGCCGTGCCCGTCGAGGCGCTGATCACCGCCCGCGGCGGGCGCTGCGTGGAGACGGTGACCAGGTCCGTGCTCGACCTGCGCGCCGTCTCCCGCGCCCAGCTCGAAGCGGCCGCCGACGCCACACCGAAGAACTCCGACTACCACTTGGTGCGCTGGACCGACCGCTGCCCCGAGGAGTTCCTCGACTCGTTCTGCGCCGCGATGGACACGATGTCCGACGCGCCCATGGGTGACATGGTCTACGAGCGCGCCCCGCACGACCGGGCGCGCCTGCGCGGCCGCGAGGAACTCAGCATCCAGGCGGGCGTGCGACGCCATGTACTGGCCGCCGTCACCGCGACCAGCCAGATCGGCGGCTTCACCATCTTCAGCAGTGCACCCGATGGACCACAGTCCCTGGACATCTGGGACACCGCCGTCACGCGCGAACACCGCGGCCTGGGCCTGGGCCTGCGCCTCAAGGCCGCGCAGACGCTCTGGATGCTGGACGAGTTCCCCGCCACCGAGTGGGTCCAGACCTTCAACAACGCCGACAACCAGCACATGCTCGACGTCAACCGCGCCCTCGGCTACCAGGCCTCGGAGCAGTGGACCTGGTTCGAGTTCAGCAATCCCGCTCTTGGGTGA
- a CDS encoding serine hydrolase domain-containing protein yields the protein MEHSGWADERFAAVADVFVENFAEFGELGAAVTVFVGGRRVVELWGGVADERTGRAWEQGTVVPVFSCAKGVVSICAHLLAQEGRLDLDAPISRYWPEFAQHGKEAITSRMVLGHRAGLPVLDRVLSFEEIVRWTPVVRAIEEQRPLWEPGEAYEYHGHVFGFLLGEVIRRITGLTPGAYFRRAVGDELGLRTWIGLPQEEVAGLARLVEAAGRPAMPDPQSLIMRMVTLNGALAVPGVDEPHGFNDPALLCAEFPGAGAVSSASGLAGMYAAAATGVEGSPRLLSEQTVTQAVRELSAGASWSGFPDLGVRWGSGFLLDGPRFRPMLGARSFGNDGMGGQFAFGDDEFGVGFAYVANRMIGHGDARANRLITALRDCLGG from the coding sequence GTGGAGCACAGCGGGTGGGCCGACGAGCGATTTGCCGCCGTCGCGGATGTCTTCGTCGAGAACTTCGCCGAGTTCGGTGAACTCGGCGCGGCCGTCACCGTGTTCGTCGGTGGGCGCAGGGTGGTGGAGCTGTGGGGCGGAGTCGCGGATGAGCGCACCGGCCGGGCCTGGGAGCAGGGCACCGTCGTCCCGGTCTTCTCCTGCGCCAAGGGCGTCGTCAGCATCTGCGCCCATCTGCTCGCGCAGGAAGGGCGGTTGGATCTCGACGCCCCGATCAGCCGGTACTGGCCGGAGTTCGCGCAGCACGGCAAAGAAGCGATCACCTCGCGGATGGTGCTGGGCCATCGCGCTGGACTCCCCGTCCTGGACCGGGTGCTGAGCTTCGAGGAGATCGTCCGGTGGACGCCCGTGGTCCGCGCGATCGAGGAGCAGCGGCCACTGTGGGAGCCCGGCGAGGCCTATGAGTACCACGGCCACGTCTTCGGCTTCCTGCTCGGTGAGGTGATCCGGCGGATCACCGGGCTCACCCCGGGCGCCTACTTCCGCAGGGCCGTCGGTGACGAGCTGGGGCTGCGGACCTGGATCGGCCTGCCGCAGGAGGAGGTGGCCGGGCTGGCCCGGCTGGTCGAGGCCGCAGGACGGCCCGCGATGCCCGATCCCCAGTCGCTGATCATGCGCATGGTGACGCTGAACGGCGCGCTCGCCGTTCCCGGCGTCGACGAGCCGCACGGCTTCAACGACCCCGCGCTGCTCTGCGCCGAGTTCCCCGGCGCGGGCGCGGTCTCCTCGGCGAGCGGCCTGGCCGGGATGTACGCGGCAGCGGCTACCGGAGTCGAAGGATCGCCGCGGCTGCTGAGCGAGCAGACCGTCACGCAGGCGGTGCGGGAGCTGTCGGCGGGGGCCTCCTGGTCGGGCTTCCCGGACCTGGGTGTCCGTTGGGGGTCCGGCTTCCTGCTCGACGGGCCCCGGTTCCGTCCCATGCTCGGTGCGCGCAGCTTCGGCAACGACGGGATGGGCGGCCAGTTCGCCTTCGGGGACGACGAGTTCGGCGTGGGCTTCGCCTATGTCGCCAACCGGATGATCGGCCACGGCGACGCGCGGGCCAACCGGCTCATCACGGCGCTGCGGGACTGCCTGGGCGGCTGA
- a CDS encoding peptidoglycan recognition protein family protein translates to MPKRLAAAPRSTGASLTSLTSSTAGRPVARGATRRLRWSAVLLALATAGVTGLAGPAEGAGVDDGAGGGGGAGASRVLQRQFAAAAQEFGVPQSVLLALAYQESRWESHRGQPSTTGNYGVLGLTEVDVAAENAAAEKAAAETAAAESAAETAAGAGRAAMERDGRGDGGPARSKALRAAPVRPRLADSAGLHTLTAAAELIHRPAAQLRADTAQNLRGGAALLAQYQRAAGEPAEVADPGRWYAAVARFGEGGATAVGQDGGAAGRVFADRVFATVRAGATRTTAEGQQVTLPARPNLVVAKPPADSTATATAATAPRRAAAQAVECPSGLGCDFTPAAYALTDPNDPTSYGNYNPANRPDDGQAIRYIVIHDTESDYAGAIASFQDPHDQATAHYLVRASDGHVTQLVHTKDIAWHAGNKTINMHSVGIEHEGFALPTDRPTWYSEQLYQSSAELVRYLAGRFGVPLDRQHIIGHDDVPGPTQADIAGMHWDPGTFWDWSHYLELLGAPIKPGTDAPPQVGDTVTIAPAFDQTNQPPVSGVAARPENFVYLRTGPKADAPLINNGGTRADDWSDKAVTGTEYAVADEQGDWTAIWYDGQKCWFANPGGHSARTNRRAAVSSSPYASDFDDLADWANLFGSTAPVVSADPAAQDAQGASAEQDGSAGSGGRTLLTPRPGLASIPVYGRAYPEAAAYAPFPAIKAPAVVAVRATIAAGQAYLAVESTPQPGQFFYDENINGDAPNDRTLVVGKETYYPIRFNHRLAFVKAADVQVVR, encoded by the coding sequence ATGCCCAAACGCCTGGCTGCCGCTCCTCGGAGCACCGGGGCCTCCCTGACCTCCCTGACCTCCTCGACGGCCGGCCGTCCCGTGGCGCGCGGTGCCACGCGCCGCCTGCGCTGGTCGGCGGTGCTGCTCGCCCTGGCCACCGCCGGCGTGACGGGGTTGGCCGGACCGGCCGAGGGCGCAGGGGTGGATGACGGCGCCGGCGGGGGCGGCGGTGCGGGTGCCTCGCGCGTGCTGCAGCGGCAGTTCGCCGCGGCCGCACAGGAGTTCGGGGTGCCGCAGAGCGTGCTGCTGGCGCTGGCGTACCAGGAGAGCCGCTGGGAGTCCCACCGGGGGCAGCCCAGCACCACGGGGAACTACGGTGTGCTCGGCCTGACCGAGGTCGACGTCGCCGCCGAGAACGCCGCCGCAGAGAAGGCGGCTGCCGAGACCGCCGCCGCTGAGAGCGCCGCCGAGACCGCCGCTGGGGCCGGGCGTGCGGCGATGGAGCGTGACGGCCGCGGCGACGGCGGGCCCGCCAGGTCGAAGGCGCTTCGCGCCGCCCCCGTGCGGCCCCGGCTTGCCGACTCCGCGGGCCTGCACACGCTCACTGCCGCCGCCGAGCTGATCCACCGCCCGGCGGCGCAGCTGCGTGCCGACACCGCGCAGAACCTCCGTGGCGGCGCGGCCCTGCTGGCGCAGTACCAACGGGCGGCTGGAGAGCCCGCCGAAGTCGCGGACCCGGGCCGCTGGTACGCGGCGGTGGCCCGTTTCGGCGAGGGTGGCGCGACGGCCGTGGGGCAGGACGGCGGGGCGGCGGGCCGGGTCTTCGCGGACCGGGTCTTCGCCACCGTGCGCGCCGGCGCCACCCGGACCACGGCCGAGGGGCAGCAGGTGACCCTGCCCGCGCGGCCGAACCTGGTGGTGGCCAAGCCGCCCGCCGACAGCACCGCCACTGCCACCGCCGCTACCGCCCCGAGGCGGGCCGCGGCCCAGGCGGTCGAGTGTCCCAGCGGCCTCGGCTGCGACTTCACCCCCGCCGCGTACGCGCTGACCGACCCGAACGACCCCACCTCGTACGGGAACTACAACCCGGCCAACCGGCCCGACGACGGCCAGGCGATCCGCTACATCGTCATCCACGACACCGAGAGCGACTACGCCGGGGCGATCGCCTCCTTCCAGGACCCGCACGACCAGGCCACCGCGCACTACCTGGTGCGGGCCTCCGACGGCCACGTCACCCAGCTGGTGCACACCAAGGACATCGCCTGGCACGCCGGCAACAAGACCATCAACATGCACAGCGTCGGGATCGAGCACGAGGGCTTCGCGCTCCCGACGGACCGGCCGACCTGGTACTCCGAGCAGCTCTACCAGTCCTCCGCCGAGCTGGTGCGCTACCTGGCCGGCCGGTTCGGCGTCCCGCTGGACCGGCAGCACATCATCGGCCACGACGACGTGCCCGGCCCCACCCAAGCCGACATCGCCGGCATGCACTGGGACCCGGGCACGTTCTGGGACTGGAGCCACTACCTGGAGCTGCTGGGCGCGCCGATCAAGCCCGGCACCGACGCCCCGCCGCAGGTCGGCGACACGGTCACCATCGCCCCGGCCTTCGACCAGACCAACCAGCCCCCGGTCTCGGGCGTCGCCGCCCGGCCGGAGAACTTCGTCTACCTGCGCACCGGGCCGAAGGCCGACGCCCCGCTGATCAACAACGGCGGTACCAGGGCCGACGACTGGAGCGACAAGGCGGTGACCGGCACCGAGTACGCGGTCGCCGACGAGCAGGGGGACTGGACGGCGATCTGGTACGACGGACAGAAGTGCTGGTTCGCCAACCCCGGCGGGCACAGTGCCCGGACCAACCGGCGCGCGGCGGTGTCCTCTTCGCCCTATGCCTCGGACTTCGACGATCTGGCGGACTGGGCCAACCTGTTCGGCTCGACTGCCCCGGTTGTCTCGGCTGATCCGGCCGCTCAGGACGCTCAGGGTGCTTCGGCCGAGCAGGACGGATCGGCGGGCTCGGGCGGGCGGACGCTGCTGACCCCCAGGCCCGGCCTCGCCTCGATCCCGGTCTATGGGCGCGCCTACCCCGAGGCCGCCGCCTACGCCCCCTTCCCGGCCATCAAGGCGCCGGCGGTGGTTGCGGTGCGCGCGACCATCGCGGCGGGACAGGCGTACCTGGCGGTCGAGAGCACGCCGCAGCCGGGTCAGTTCTTCTACGACGAGAACATCAACGGTGACGCTCCCAACGACCGGACGCTGGTGGTCGGCAAGGAGACGTACTACCCGATCCGCTTCAACCACCGGCTGGCGTTCGTGAAGGCCGCCGACGTACAGGTGGTTCGGTAG